The window CAAGGGTAACATCATCAATCGATATGATTTTTCGTAAAACCCCAACATACTCATTCCAAGATATTTGCCCACTATTAATTTATCCAAGTTCCGGCTGAAATAATTGATTAAATTAAAAAGAAACTGGAAGGATGAGTAAGAAAATATTTTTCTAAGTGAGCTTAGGCCCAGAGTCCATCGGATTTGTTGAGGATACCGTCTAAAAGTGATAATAAATATAACGATTGCCGACACAACCGGGTTGATCAATAAAGCATAAACCCCCGCACCGTAGAAAGCAGCCAAAATCGCGATAGTTCCAACAACAAATTGTACTGCAACACTACGTTTCGCCAAAAATTTAAACGCCTTATCTCTATAAAGGAGGGCATTGGGAACAATACTCATCGTATTGAACAATAGGCTTAATGACAGTACCCGGCAAATAGATTTTAATATAGGAGAATCATAATAACGGGCGATTAATCCTGATGATAAAAAAAAGAAAAAGGATATAGTAATTGCCAACCAGACTGTAAAAGAAAATAGATTTGACAAGTCTTTTTTGTCCAGTGTTTTATCTTGTATAATAGCCGGCGCGATTCCTAAATCACTAAAAACGCCGAAAAAGGTTATAATAACCATCGCTACTGCTATAATACCAAATTCAGATGGGGTAAGCAACCGGGACAATACAGCAGTAATAATCAAAGAAATGATCATTCCCGCGTATTTTGCAATAGCTGTAAATGCTATTCCGGAAAAAAGCTGTTTTCTCAATGAGGTCATTACAAATTATTTGATGTCTTAATTTTTAAATCATTGAACACGCTTTCCCACTGTATTGCTATTTTATGGATTGAAAAATGATCCGAACAGCCAAGGGCATTATCGCTCATTTTTTTAAAGCTTAGACTATCCATCTGGGCTATTTCTGTCATTTTAATACTAAGATCAATGACATTCTCACTCTCGAAAAAAAGAGCAACATTTTTCCCATCCAACAATTCTCTCGTTATCGGTAGATCTGATGCAATGATTGGAAGCCCGTAAGACATGGCTTCAATTAACACGAGCCCGAATCCCTCCCAACGAGAACTTAAAATAAAGACAGAAGCTCTATTATAATAAGGCTCGATATGCTTTGTAAAAGGAAATATTTCGACTCTAGCTTCTAACTCTTCCTCGTTTATAAGAGATTGCAAATATTCTTTCTCTGTACCCTCCCCCACGATTTTCAAATCCCATTCTTTATTTTCATTTGCAAATAGGGCAAAGGCCTTTATCAAAATATCAAATCCTTTAGTTTTACGAGAAAGTCTCCCTACAGCTAAAAATGTTTTACTTTTTATCTCTGCTTCCTCATTATTATTAATCGTCAACGGATTATATATGACAGACGACTTGATATTCAAATCCCTTGAATACCTGGTTTGGTCTGATTTTGAGAGAACTATTAGTTTATCAAGATTAGGCAATACATGAATAAAGAAATTCTTTAAAATCCCCACGTAAGGATTTTCTATCGTAAAAAAAGCATCGTACGAACTATGCATCCAACCTATTGTTTTGGAAGAAATTTCCTTGGTGATAACAGCTAAATGATATGACATAAAAACATGAACTCCAATCACAATATCATAATCACCCCTCTTCAATGTATTGATCAGGTGTGATCTTTTGCTTTTAGGGAATGAACTGTACCCGTACCATTTAGAAAACAGTCTATTTTGAGGCAATATGTTTTTATATAAAAAACTATATATTTTTGACGGTATAAATTCATACATAGGGCTTTCTGGATATTTCAGGAAAGTGTATTTTATATTCGCGTCACTCAAACCATACATGGTTGTATCTTTCAAAGAAGGGTCGTCTAAAGTGAGTATAGATATCTCATGTTTTTTCGACAGTTCTTTTGCCAAGACTGCTAAAACCCGCTGTACCCCCCCAAAGGTAAAGATAGAATCGCAATAAAAACAAATTTTCATTCTTTATGCACTTTAACCCATGTCTGTTTTTCAACATCGTATTGTTTTATAACCCTTGCCGGATTTCCCACGGCTACACAATAGTCGGGAATATCTCTCGACACGACACTTCCAGCCCCGACGACTACATGCTTTCCGACGTGAACCCCCGGCAGCACCACGCTATTGGCACCTATCCACACGTTGCTGCTGATAACAGTATTACTGGTGCTTACCCCCTGTTCCGCGATGGCTTTTTCAATATCTTCAAAGTTGTGATTTAACCCCGATATAACCACGTTTTGGGCTAAATTCACCTTATTCCCTATCGTGACCGGCCCGATAATCGTGTCTCCTACCCCTATTCGGGTATGGTTGCCAATCAGGATATCACCAACAGCATTGTTAATGACGGCATAATCTTCGATCACGGAGTAATTTCCCATAACAAACGTGTTGAAAGGAACAATATCTTTCCGTACACTCCGGTAGATAACCGATTTTTTCCCCTTCTTCATGTACAGGAACCGGAAGCATCGCAACCAACAACGCGGGCGGGTTTTTACCGGATGCATTGCCAAAAATAACACCCGTTTTTTAAGCACGGGGTTTGCCTTTATTTTATCTGTGATAGAAGAGAACATTCCTACACCTGTTTAATTTGATGATACATTTCCAGTACTCGAGCCGCCGTCTGTTTCCAAGAGAATAGCGAAGCCCGGTGCAACCCGTATTGAACTTGTTCTTCATAAAGAGAAGCACTCTCTTCCAGCTCGATCAACTGCCGCGCGATTGCTTCCGGATCGGTAGGATCCACCAGCAATGCTCCTTCGCCGGCAACCTCGGGAATGGCAGAGGTGCGGGAACTCACCACCGGCACCCCACTGGCCATCGCCTCCAACAAGGGAAGCCCAAAACTCTCGCGTAACGACGGGTAAAGGAACGCGAAAGAACCCGCGTAAATGTATGGCAAGTCTTTATTGGGAATATAACCCGGGTAGCACAAGTAGGGCTTGATCTCCTGTAAGTTCTCCCTCGCGAGCAGGGCATCAATTACCGGCTCTTCCAGATCGGCAACCAGCAGCGGCAACTGTCGCTTAGACCTTTTCAAGTAAAGGCCATACCCTTTTAACGCGTTGGGTGTATTTTTCTTGGGGTCGGTGTTTCCCAAGAAAAAGAGATACGATTCCGCCGGTATGTACCTGTCAACAACAGCTCGATCTTTTTTGGAGGGACTAAACGCGGGGCTCAACCCGTTATGTACGGTGACGATGGAGTCGGGATTCAACGAGAGGCTCCGCGTGATATGTGCTCGTTCGAAATCGGAAACGGTAATAATTAACTTGCACTTGGGAAGAACACGGGGTACCACCCACCGCCGGTAAACACGGCCTAACCGCTGGTACAGGGAGCGGTAGTTGCCTTTTTTCTTTTCGAGGAAAATTATATCGTGAAGGGTCAGCACCAACGGGTAGGGGCAATAGAGGGGAGCGGTATTACTGGTACAGTGAACCAGATCGGGCTTTATCTTGGCAAGCGACAGCGGTAAAGCCACCTGCTCCCATAAGAAGTAGGTGGGACATTGAACCTCCACGATATGAAAGTTCGCTGTTTCTTGCAGGCAGCGATCTTCACCCGGTTGCACCAGGATGAAGTATTCGTTTACGGAATCCAATTGTTGCAATGCCCGTATCGTCTCCAGCGCGACGAAATCCATCCCATGCTTCTTTTTCCTCCTAAAAGTCTCAAATAAAAGTTGCATATGTCAGGTAAAGTATTTATCTTTAAAGTGTTATACAAAAACAAACATTCACCCGACACATGCAAGACAAAAATAGTAAAAAAATCTCATTTACTGCCTGTTCAGTAAAGAAAAAGTTCAGTTCAGAACAATTAACATCATATTCAGGGTTAAGCGTAACCTCTGATTTTATCAACCATTGCGGTATTTATGGCAAGCTGGAACATCTTTTTCCAACCATCCGCCACAATGCAAGCCGTTTCAGCACAGCCCAAATACTCTCAAGTATCCTGTTGGCATCGTTGTGCGGTGTTCACCGTTTGAAGCGGATTGAAAACTTCACCTTTGACGCCTTGGTTGTCCGCTTGTTGAAGTTACCCAAGAACATTGACGAGGACACCATACGCCGCCATTTGACAGGTTTGGGTGAAAGGGGCGCCCGTTCGCTTCACGAGTTGTTATTGGATTTTACCGGCTTGCAAGTTTCCCGTTGCGGGTTAAAACGCGTGACGCTTGATTGCGACTCAAGCACATTTACCGTTTACGGCAACCAACAAGGGGCTGAGGTGGGTTATAACTCGCATAAGAAGGGTTCGAAAAGCTATCACCCCATCTTATGTTTTGTCACGGAGATGAAACTGCTTGTCAATTCATGGCTCCGCCCGGGTTCAGCTTACACCTCAAACGGGGTTTGTGAGTTTGTCAAAGAAACCTTGGCCGCTCTTCCCCAAAAGGTGGAGAAGGTGTTTTTCAGGGCCGACAGCGGTTTTTTCAATGGTGGATTATTTAATTTGTTAGAAGACGGTAAACATGAATATTTGGTGAAAGTAAAGCTGAAAAACCTGAAAGATTTACTTGCCGGGCAGACTTGGCAG of the Petrimonas mucosa genome contains:
- a CDS encoding lipopolysaccharide biosynthesis protein, with protein sequence MTSLRKQLFSGIAFTAIAKYAGMIISLIITAVLSRLLTPSEFGIIAVAMVIITFFGVFSDLGIAPAIIQDKTLDKKDLSNLFSFTVWLAITISFFFFLSSGLIARYYDSPILKSICRVLSLSLLFNTMSIVPNALLYRDKAFKFLAKRSVAVQFVVGTIAILAAFYGAGVYALLINPVVSAIVIFIITFRRYPQQIRWTLGLSSLRKIFSYSSFQFLFNLINYFSRNLDKLIVGKYLGMSMLGFYEKSYRLMMLPLQNITHVITPVMHPVFSDFQNDLHQLESSYRKVVRLLAFIGFPLSIFLLFTSKELMLLIFGMQWEASVPVFRILSLTVGSQVILSTSGSIFQAAGDTRSLFIAGLFSAILNVVGLLIAVFVFETLSAVAWAILISFSINFFQCYIQMYFVTFKTKMTQFFKIFVSPLILSIILLVVLFLYSNSISINNLLLSLIVKSTISFIIWGVYVQITNTFNIVKKISSSLINNKR
- a CDS encoding glycosyltransferase family 4 protein; amino-acid sequence: MKICFYCDSIFTFGGVQRVLAVLAKELSKKHEISILTLDDPSLKDTTMYGLSDANIKYTFLKYPESPMYEFIPSKIYSFLYKNILPQNRLFSKWYGYSSFPKSKRSHLINTLKRGDYDIVIGVHVFMSYHLAVITKEISSKTIGWMHSSYDAFFTIENPYVGILKNFFIHVLPNLDKLIVLSKSDQTRYSRDLNIKSSVIYNPLTINNNEEAEIKSKTFLAVGRLSRKTKGFDILIKAFALFANENKEWDLKIVGEGTEKEYLQSLINEEELEARVEIFPFTKHIEPYYNRASVFILSSRWEGFGLVLIEAMSYGLPIIASDLPITRELLDGKNVALFFESENVIDLSIKMTEIAQMDSLSFKKMSDNALGCSDHFSIHKIAIQWESVFNDLKIKTSNNL
- a CDS encoding acyltransferase; the protein is MFSSITDKIKANPVLKKRVLFLAMHPVKTRPRCWLRCFRFLYMKKGKKSVIYRSVRKDIVPFNTFVMGNYSVIEDYAVINNAVGDILIGNHTRIGVGDTIIGPVTIGNKVNLAQNVVISGLNHNFEDIEKAIAEQGVSTSNTVISSNVWIGANSVVLPGVHVGKHVVVGAGSVVSRDIPDYCVAVGNPARVIKQYDVEKQTWVKVHKE
- a CDS encoding glycosyltransferase family 4 protein; the protein is MQLLFETFRRKKKHGMDFVALETIRALQQLDSVNEYFILVQPGEDRCLQETANFHIVEVQCPTYFLWEQVALPLSLAKIKPDLVHCTSNTAPLYCPYPLVLTLHDIIFLEKKKGNYRSLYQRLGRVYRRWVVPRVLPKCKLIITVSDFERAHITRSLSLNPDSIVTVHNGLSPAFSPSKKDRAVVDRYIPAESYLFFLGNTDPKKNTPNALKGYGLYLKRSKRQLPLLVADLEEPVIDALLARENLQEIKPYLCYPGYIPNKDLPYIYAGSFAFLYPSLRESFGLPLLEAMASGVPVVSSRTSAIPEVAGEGALLVDPTDPEAIARQLIELEESASLYEEQVQYGLHRASLFSWKQTAARVLEMYHQIKQV
- a CDS encoding IS1380 family transposase, translating into MQDKNSKKISFTACSVKKKFSSEQLTSYSGLSVTSDFINHCGIYGKLEHLFPTIRHNASRFSTAQILSSILLASLCGVHRLKRIENFTFDALVVRLLKLPKNIDEDTIRRHLTGLGERGARSLHELLLDFTGLQVSRCGLKRVTLDCDSSTFTVYGNQQGAEVGYNSHKKGSKSYHPILCFVTEMKLLVNSWLRPGSAYTSNGVCEFVKETLAALPQKVEKVFFRADSGFFNGGLFNLLEDGKHEYLVKVKLKNLKDLLAGQTWQPIGPRTATCQFTHQCSGWRNPRMFYAVRIIKQMVEVDYFGEKQFVPEYEYFCYCSNLKGLDALQLHTLYGSRSESENWIEQTKNSLCAGKTITHDFWVNDILWQLSSFAYSLSVLMRYRGDFWVWRQEHSTFREWFIRVPGKVVKSGRQVTVKMPKEYYRKAGWRDFEQRITTTMTG